One segment of Monomorium pharaonis isolate MP-MQ-018 chromosome 6, ASM1337386v2, whole genome shotgun sequence DNA contains the following:
- the LOC105833370 gene encoding fatty acid synthase, with protein sequence MDDKKECKSWNDINSGEDIVISGIAGRFPDSDNMNQLRENLFNKVDLVKGNHERWKKDIPDMSSRMGTVTNIKKFDMNFFELSLDQTHTLSPEARLLMEHSYEAIIDAGFNPKQLREKNTAVIIGTYFVESQKDFLYKKKQLGGLNVIGCSKSATANMISYYLDLKGPSHTTDTACSSSLSAVALGYNYIMSGVCEDAIIGTANLCFSPIINLLFTNLGVLSPNGYCKPFDSAANGFVRAETVAVIYLQKAKNAKRIYAVCPHIKLNSDGYKPEGITYPSQLGQTNLLTEFYNECGIPTSCLDYIEAHGTGTKVGDPQEVNAIQNVLCKNRTTPLMIGSVKSNLGHTESASGITQIAKVIIAFESGFVPPNINYTTPRNDIDALMNGTVCVVEKPLPLKNGYIGISSFGFGGANVHALLKWNYKQKINNGLPNDDLPRLVILSGRSEKSVKLFLKDVVNYPIDEEYVRLLQDIHADNIEGHLWRGFIILNNQQQESIQEIQNFKNIKRPVWFIFSALGTQWPGMGQNLLKFQVFANTIRMCDNILQPYGINITNILTKTDEILCENALYAFLGIVAIQIGLVDLLTSLEIIPDYMISHSAGELGCAYADKCLTIEQTILSAYFIGLACVEEKIICSSMAHVSFDYGSLRNMCPTDIKIICRNSENSIVVCGPTESVQKFMKELQLNNIHVKEIYCNVPYHCSYLASIKTQLLLNLNNVIPRPKKRSLKWISSSIPCTEWFTSAASLSSADYHTHSILNPVLFEQTTQLIPSNAVTIEIAPDNILQKVLKESLGTKANIVLNRRTEQNIEVFLRGIGRLYNYGLQPQIASLYPPVEFPVSRGTPMISPSIRWNHSENWFIPDCKTHEYVERERYIEIALKDVDYDYLVGHVINGKNLLPATSYLVLVWQTIGIMKGLMFSTVPIIFRDVKFIRATHLIKNNTVTLRIAIQKDGKFEITEGDSVVVTGTAYDILNPEQEMTSTDLLSENYDEEEQLTTRDIYKELKLRGYQYSGWFRGIKSASVSGNKGHIVWKNWVTFIDAMLQMRLIGYDTRDLYVPTGIQKLVINPELHISMLQNNSDYVKDTILPVQIYREIDTIRAGGIEVQGLKATQIFRRNLNQVAVIEQYTFIAHQDRAKISLKQAIRISAQLVLEDHQITKVKAIELVKDDDSVTLEYLSSSLLIEAFEDIPLIQTNVTLLTSPNRFSSEALSQNILITDINKPIVNDKVLIVAGFNLLSKQPTSLEQVLPFLKEGGYLLTREKCDICDYSKYQQQYELNVILEKCTDKEMIVLMKKKVYVKKRIVVHINNNNFNWLDDLKPFISDKSKLEEDSRIIVVGEGDSECGLLGFINCLRKEPGGELVRGVLIQDKEAPKFSLQNPFYLQQLKKDMTINVLRSDRIWGSYRHLALSRQEPEPVSTAHVSQTIRNDLSTFYWMENNRSIESPLEDLVYVVYSSLNFRDVMFATGKLILNTAISRGRLFEYIPLGMEYVGFDATGQRVMGVHDTDCIANVVVKNKDFCWKIPDAWTFEEAATVPCVYSTVYFALYIFGKMRKGDKILIHSGSGGIGQAAIHLALKEGCEVFTTVGTSDKRNFIKKMFSTILDEHIGNSRDTSFEQMIMRQTNGRGVDIVLNSLAEEKLTASVRCLAQNGRFLEIGKFDFISNNPLYISAFQKGISFHGILLDNLFIGDHNYKSILRKMISDDLKNSTIKPIQVKVFPKTDIEEAFRYMASGKHMGKIIINIRDRNKPLNEPIMAYRRYYCLRNKSYIILGGLGGFGLELTDWLIFRGARNIVLVSRTGVKNGYQRMKIRLWESYGVNVLIIKHINVADSEDCEYLLRTAENKAPVDAIFNLGVVLKDNVLKNQTVETFAESFQSKARATQILDKLSRKLCSKLRHFVVFSSVSCGRGNAGQTNYGMANSVMERVCEKRAEEGLPGLAIQWGAVGDVGLVADMQENEKELIIGGTLQQKISCCLNELDKFLLQSQPIVSSMVVAEKKTGSIGHGTPTEVIVDILDIKDMNVVSQNTSLAELGMDSMMAVEIKQTLEREFDIFLTTQELSNLTFAKLNEMSNINVSNNNIQYENNLNAGEAYIMKLPIGIVEDEDFVSKLCFDLSTKSRNSTTEVFLIPGMDGCGTVFKYLSADIKFLATSLQYNTINNNIDATDVILETTNRIINHVLPKLKDGKNFVMVGYSFGSIIAIELTRRLEALNFKGRLVLIDGAPEQIKMMYKHFTSNFNETHLQIAVLINIMKIYSQEINKKIVMELEKCNTWEERYDIFARSFLVMNRSLSPANLKTLCTTVYKYSSAIRHYDPSTLPPIKSPIILLKPTQPLHISITDEDYGLHKVTQNMIQVHYVDGNHVTILRNKKVSAAINGEPPFII encoded by the exons ATATCCCGGATATGTCAAGTCGTATGGGAACAGTtaccaatataaaaaaatttgatatgaaTTTTTTCGAATTATCTTTGGATCAAACTCACACACTTTCGCCTGAAGCGAGACTATTAATGGAACATTCTTACGAAGCAATTATCGATGCGGGATTCAATCCGAAGCAattacgagaaaaaaatactgCTGTAATTATAGGaacatattttgttgaatCGCAAAAAGattttctgtataaaaaaaaacag tTAGGTGGCCTAAATGTTATTGGATGTAGCAAAAGTGCTACAGCGAACATGATTTCATACTACTTGGATTTAAAGGGACCATCGCATACAACCGATACAGCATGTAGTTCTAGCCTTTCTGCCGTGGCACTTggttacaattatataatgtcaGGAGTATGCGAAGACGCGATAATTGGGACtgcaaatttatgttttagtccaattattaatttactattcaCAAATCttg GTGTTTTGTCACCTAATGGTTACTGCAAACCTTTTGATTCCGCTGCTAACGGTTTTGTGCGTGCTGAAACGGTGGCAgtgatatatttacaaaaagccaaaaatgcaaaaaggaTTTATGCTGTATGTccacatattaaattaaacagtGATGGATACAAACCGGAAGGAATTACGTACCCATCGCAATTAGGACAAACTAATCTACTAACGGAATTTTACAATGAGTGCGGAATACCGACATCTTGCTTGGATTATATTGAAGCACATGGTACCGGAACCAAAGTCGGCGATCCTCAGGAAGTCAATGCAATTCAGAacgttttatgtaaaaatagaacaaCTCCATTAATGATCGGTTCCGTAAAATCTAATCTTGGTCATACTGAGTCAGCAAGTGGCATCACTCAGATTGCTAAG gtaATAATAGCATTCGAAAGCGGTTTTGTTCCgccaaatattaattatacaacacCACGGAATGATATAGATGCCTTAATGAATGGAACTGTTTGTGTCGTCGAAAAACCGCTGCCACTTAAAAACGGTTACATAGGTATCAGTTCTTTCGGTTTTGGAGGAGCTAACGTTCATGCATTATTAAAGTGGAATTACAAACAGAAAATTAACAATGGTTTACCGAATGATGACTTGCCAAGGCTTGTGATATTATCTGGACGTTCTGAAAAATCTGTGAAGTTGTTTTTAAAAGAC gTCGTTAATTATCCAATAGATGAAGAATACGTCCGTTTATTACAAGACATCCATGCAGACAATATAGAAGGTCATTTATGGAGaggatttattatacttaataatcAACAACAAGAATCAATACaggaaattcaaaattttaaaaacataaaaagacCTGTTTGGTTTATATTTTCTGCCTTAGGCACACAATGGCCAGGAATGG gacaaaacttgttaaaatttcaagtttttgcAAATACAATAAGAATGTgcgataatattttacaaccaTATGGTATAAATATCACGAATATTTTGACAAAGACAGATGAAATATTGTGTGAAAACGCTTTATATGCCTTTCTTGGTATTGTCGCTATTCAg ATTGGCTTAGTAGACCTTTTGACATCCTTAGAAATTATTCCGGATTACATGATTAGTCATTCTGCTGGTGAACTCGGTTGCGCCTACGCGGATAAATGTCTTACTATTGAACAAACTATTTTGTCAGCATACTTCATTGGTTTGGCATGtgttgaagaaaaaataatttgtagttCTATGGCACATGTCAGTTTTGATTATGGAAGTCTAAGAAATATGTGTCCAacggatattaaaataatatgtcgCAATAGCGAGAACAGCATTGTTGTGTGTGGACCTACGGAGTCTGTACAAAAATTCATGAAAGAATTACAG cttaataatattcatgTAAAAGAGATCTACTGCAACGTACCGTATCATTGTTCATATCTCGCATCTATTAAAACTCAActtctgttaaatttaaacaatgtaATACCACGGCCAAAAAAACGGAGTTTAAAATGGATAAGTTCTTCAATACCTTGTACGGAATGGTTTACTTCAGCGGCAAGCTTATCATCAGCGGATTATCATACACATAGTATATTAAACCCTGTTCTTTTTGAACAAACCACGCAACTAATTCCAAGTAATGCTGTGACTATCGAAATCGCACCAGataacattttgcaaaaagttttgaaagaaTCCTTGGGTACAAAAGCAAACATTGTATTGAATAGACGCActgaacaaaatattgaagtatttttaagaGGAATTGGACGGCTTTACAATTATGGTTTACAGCCGCAGATCGCCAGTTTGTACCCACCAGTGGAATTTCCAGTTAGCCGAGGAACTCCTATGATCTCTCCATCGATCAG atGGAATCATTCTGAAAATTGGTTTATACCGGACTGTAAAACACATGAGTAtgtggaaagagaaagatacatCGAAATTGCCCTTAAAGATGTAGATTACGATTATTTGGTCGGACACGTGATCAATGGGAAAAATTTGCTGCCCGCAACAAGTTATCTTGTACTTGTTTGGCAAACTATTGGCATAATGAAAGGATTAATGTTCTCAACAGTACCGATAATATTTCgagatgtaaaatttattcgtgctacacatttgataaaaaataatactgtgACATTAAGGATTGCGATACAGAAAG atGGGAAGTTTGAAATAACCGAAGGTGATAGCGTTGTGGTAACAGGCACAGCATACGACATATTGAATCCAGAACAAGAAATGACttcgacagatttattatcAGAAAATTATGATGAAGAAGAGCAACTGACGACCCGAGATATCTATAAGGAGTTGAAACTCCGCGGTTATCAGTATAGTGGTTGGTTTCGTGGAATAAAAAGTGCATCCGTTTCAGGCAATAAAGGACATATCGTATGGAAAAACTGGGTAACATTTATTGATGCCATGTTACAAATGCGTCTCATCGGATACGATACTAGAGATTTGTATGTTCCTACCGGTATTCAAAAACTGGTGATTAATCCTGAACTTCATATTTCAATGCTACAGAATAATTCAGATTACGTGAAAG ATACTATATTACCAGTACAAATATACAGAGAGATAGACACAATAAGAGCTGGTGGAATAGAAGTACAAGGCCTTAAAGCTACTCAGATTTTTCGCCGAAACTTAAATCAAGTTGCTGTTATTGAGCAGTACACATTTATAGCTCACCAAGATCGCgctaaaatttctttaaaacaagCGATTCGGATATCAGCACAACTCGTGCTAGAAGATCATCAAATCACTAAAGTAAAAGCCATTGAGCTGGTAAAAGACGACGACAGTGTTACATTAGAATACCTTTCATCTTCATTGTTAATTGAAGCTTTTGAGGATATACCATTGATACAAACGAATGTCACTTTATTAACATCACCGAATCGTTTCAGTTCAGAAGCCctatcacaaaatattttaatcactgACATAAACAAACCAATTGTAAACGATAAAGTCTTAATAGTTGCCGGATTCAATCTTCTGTCTAAACAGCCAACTTCTTTAGAACAAGTTTTGCCGTTTCTCAAAGAAGGTGGCTATTTGTTGACACGTGAAAAATGCGACATATGTGACTATAGCAAGTATCAGCAACAGTACGAATTAAACGTTATTCTTGAAAAGTGCACCGATAAAGAAATGATTGTTCTTATGAAGAAGaaagtttatgtaaaaaaacgcATTGttgttcatataaataataataattttaactggtTAGATGATTTAAAGCCGTTTATAAGCGACAAAAGCAAACTTGAGGAGGATAGTAGAATCATAGTTGTTGGAGAGGGAGACTCTGAATGTGGTCTGTTGGGTTTTATTAACTGCTTGAGAAAAGAACCAGGAGGAGAACTTGTTAGGGGTGTGCTTATTCAAGACAAGGAGGCTCCTAAATTTTCTCTTCAAAACCCCttttatttacaacaattgaaaaaagatATGACAATTAATGTATTGCGATCTGATAGAATCTGGGGATCGTACAGACATTTAGCATTATCACGACAGGAACCCGAACCTGTTTCTACCGCTCACGTTAGTCAAACG ATTCGTAATGATTTGAGTACATTTTATTGGATGGAAAATAATAGATCTATTGAATCTCCTCTTGAAGATTTGGTATATGTGGTTTACTCATCCCTGAATTTTAGAGATGTCATGTTTGCAACTggtaaattaatacttaatacgGCTATTTCACGGGGACggttatttgaatatattccTCTTGGAATGGAATACGTTGGATTCGATGCTACTGGACAACGAGTAATGGGAGTTCATGATACTga ttgtatAGCAAACGTTGTTGTAAAGAATAAAGACTTCTGTTGGAAAATACCGGACGCATGGACATTTGAAGAGGCTGCGACGGTCCCATGCGTTTACAGTACAGTTTACTTTGCCTTAtacatttttggaaaaatgagaaaagGCGATAAAATACTTATACACTCTGGTAGTGGTGGCATTGGACAGGCAGCTATTCATCTCGCTCTCAAAGAAGGATGCGAAGTGTTTACTACTGTAGGCACGAGCGACaaacgaaattttattaaaaaaatgttttctacaaTTTTGGATGAACATATTGGAAATTCTCGAGATACCAGTTTTGAACAAATGATCATGCGGCAAACAAATGGTCGTGGCGTTGACATCGTGTTAAATTCACTGGCGGAAGAAAAGCTAACTGCCTCCGTTCGTTGTTTAGCACAAAACGGCCGTTTTTTGGAGATCGgaaagtttgattttatttctaacaatCCTCTTTATATTTCTGCGTTTCAGAAAGGTATTAGCTTTCatggaattttattagataatttatttattggtgatcacaattataaatcaatattacgcAAAATGATAAGTGATGATCTTAAGAACAGTACTATTAAACCTATTCAAGTAAAAGTTTTTCCGAAAACAGATATTGAAGAAGCTTTTAGATACATGGCAAGTGGAAAACACATGGGAAAG attataataaatattcgggACAGAAATAAACCTTTAAATGAGCCTATTATGGCATATCGTCGTTATTATTGTCTCAggaataaaagttatattatattgggTGGTTTGGGTGGATTTGGTTTAGAGTTAACAGATTGGCTAATATTTCGTGGTGCCAGAAACATAGTATTGGTTTCACGAACTGGAGTAAAAAACGGTTATCAACGCATGAAGATTCGACTATGGGAATCGTATGGTGTAAATGTGTTAATTATCAAGCATATCAATGTCGCTGATTCCGAAGATTGTGAATACCTCTTGCGAACTGCGGAAAACAAAGCACCAGTGGACGCGATATTCAACCTCGGTGTGGTGTTGAAGGATAACGTTTTAAAGAATCAAACCGTGGAGACATTTGCAGAGTCCTTTCAGTCGAAAGCTCGTGCAACACAAATTTTGGATAAACTTTCCAGAAAGCTTTGCTCTAAACTGAGACATTTCGTAGTGTTCTCTTCCGTTTCCTGTGGTAGAGGCAATGCTGGACAAACAAATTATGGCATGGCTAACTCTGTTATGGAAAGAGTGTGTGAAAAGAGAGCGGAGGAAGGATTACCCGGATTGGCAATTCAATGGGGCGCTGTAGGTGACGTGGGTCTCGTCGCTGATATGCAGGAGAATGAGAAGGAATTGATTATTGGTGGTACcttacaacaaaaaatatcatgttGCCTCAATGAACTTGATAAGTTTTTACTTCAAAGCCAGCCTATTGTTAGCAGTATGGTAGTGGCAGAAAAGAAAACAGGATCTATCGGACATGGAACTCCGACGGAAGTTATTGTCGATATCTTAG atATAAAAGACATGAACGTTGTAAGTCAAAATACGTCTCTGGCTGAACTTGGAATGGACTCCATGATGGCTGTTGAAATCAAACAAACTTTGGAACGagaatttgacatttttcttACTACACAAGAGCTATCTAATCTCACCTTTGCGAAACTTAACGAAATGTCCAATATAAACgtcagtaataataatatacaatatgagAATAATCTTAATGCTGGAGAGGCCTATATCATGAAATTGCCAATTGGTATTGTGGAAGACGAAGATTTTGTTTCAAAGTTATGTTTCGATCTCTCGACTAAAAGTCGAAATAGTACGACTGAAGTTTTTCTTATACCGGGAATGGACGGGTGTGGAAcggtatttaaatatttatcagcagatattaaatttttagcaacGTCTTTACAGTAtaacacaataaataataacattgatgCTACGGACGTCATATTGGAGACAACTAATCGTATAATTAAT cATGTATTACCAAAATTAAAAGACGGAAAGAACTTTGTAATGGTAGGATACTCCTTCGGGTCTATTATTGCAATAGAGTTAACAAGAAGATTGGAAGCCTTGAATTTTAAAGGACGTTTGGTTCTTATCGACGGCGCTCccgaacaaataaaaatgatgtataaacattttacatcaaattttAACGAAACGCATCTTCAGATTGCtgttttaatcaatattatgaaaatttactcacaagaaattaataaaaag ATTGTAATGGAATTAGAGAAATGTAATACCTGGGAAGAGCGATACGATATTTTCGCAAGATCGTTTTTAGTTATGAATAGATCACTGTCTCcagcaaatttaaaaacgctGTGTACTACAGTTTACAAATATTCATCCGCTATTCGGCACTACGATCCTTCTACTTTGCCACCAATTAAATCTCCTATAATCTTGCTAAAACCTACACAGCCGTTGCATATATCAATAACAGATGAAGATTATGGTTTGCATaag gtTACTCAAAATATGATTCAAGTACATTACGTCGACGGTAATCATGTGACaatattgagaaataaaaaagtatcagCTGCAATAAACGGGGAACCACCTTTTATCATTTGA
- the LOC118646032 gene encoding annulin-like: protein MTRLDLSSDCSGWQAIDATPQERSEGVYRCRPASVAAVKKGEVLRPYDNAFLFAEVVYWRYNGPTQPLKLVRKDMYGIGQLISTKAVGRWTREDITHTYKYPKKSDEERVAMLKALRQSESLFSRYYLNEEFNDVMFTFELRDDIIIGQPFSVVLLIENRHSTMEYCVSVILRVETVLYTGRVGNPVKRLNIDRLVRPGVFEEIRMDVSWEEYDQRLLDQCAFNISCLATVKDTNFEYFAQDDFRVRKPDIKITLHNDAVVGQTLHASAKFRNPLPTSLTKGRFLIEGPGLDEQLKIKLSESVEMDADAECSFSMIPKLGGCAKIAAKFYSKELEDVDGNSDSFIVKWAKTNNSETGSSCVSN, encoded by the exons ATGACGCGATTGGATTTGTCGTCGGATTGCTCGGGATGGCAGGCGATCGACGCGACTCCTCAGGAACGGAGCGAGGGCGTGTATCGTTGCAGACCGGCATCGGTGGCCGCCGTGAAGAAGGGTGAAGTCCTGCGTCCCTACGACAACGCGTTCCTTTTCGCCGAGGTAGTCTACTGGCGTTACAACGGGCCTACGCAGCCGTTGAAGTTGGTCCGCAAGGACATGTACGG TATCGGCCAGCTGATCAGCACGAAAGCGGTTGGCAGATGGACAAGAGAGGACATCACGCACACTTACAAGTatccaaaaa aGTCCGATGAAGAACGTGTTGCTATGCTAAAGGCGCTGCGCCAGAGCGAGTCTTTATTTAGCCGTTATTATCTCAACGAGGAGTTCAACGACGTCATGTTCACTTTCGAACTGCGCGATGACATCATAATCGGGCAACCATTCAG CGTCGTACTATTAATAGAAAATCGACATTCGACGATGGAATACTGTGTGTCTGTAATTCTGAGAGTGGAGACTGTGCTGTACACCGGTCGTGTAGGCAATCCAGTGAAGAGGTTGAACATCGACAGACTGGTCCGGCCAGGGGTGTTCGAAGAAATTCGCATGGATGTGTCCTGGGAAGAGTACGATCAGAGATTATTAGACCAATGCGCCTTCAACATTTCCTGCCTTGCCACCGTGAAGGACACGAACTTCGAGTACTTTGCGCAGGACGACTTCCGTGTTAGGAAACCTGACATTAAGATCACG TTGCATAATGACGCAGTCGTCGGTCAGACTCTTCACGCTTCGGCCAAATTCCGCAATCCGTTGCCGACTTCTTTGACGAAGGGTAGGTTCCTGATCGAGGGGCCTGGTCTAGACGAGCAGTTGAAGATAAAGCTATCGGAATCTGTCGAGATGGATGCAGACGCGGAGTGTAGCTTCTCCATGATACCAAAGTTAGGAGGATGCGCCAAGATAGCGGCAAAGTTTTATTCGAAAGAATTAGAGGACGTTGATGGAAATTCGGACAGTTTTATAGTCAAATGGGCGAAAACCAATAATTCTGAGACGGGATCTAGTTGTGTATCCAATTAG